The genomic region GATCCAGGCATTCGAGGCCTCGGCCGTCGACTACCTGCTCAAGCCGGTCGACGACGAACGCCTGCGACAGTCCCTGGAACGGGTCCGCCAAGTGCGCGAGCAGCGCACCGCCAGCGCCAACTGCTCCCAGCTGCTGGAGTTGCTGGGCGGGCTCAGCGGCCGCGCACCACTGGAACTGGACGAGGCCCTGCAACCCGATGCGCTCGAACAGCTGCAGCGCGACGACAGGCTCTCGGTCCGGGATGGACAGCGCACACTGCGTGTCCCGCTCCACAACATCCGCTGGATCGACGCCGCCGGCGACTACATGTGCATCCACACCGACGACGACACCCTGGTGCTGCGCGCGACCATGCGCGAACTGGAGCGGCAGCTCGACCCGCAACGCTTCCCGCGCATCCATCGCTCGACGATCGTCAATGCACGGCGCGTCGCCGAAACCCGCCCACACACCAACGGCGAAAGCTTCCTGCGTCTGGACTGCGGTCAGGAGCTGAAGCTGTCGCGAAGCTATCGCGACCGGCTGTCCCTTTTGCAATGAGCGCCCACCACAATGAGCCGCGTCCGCCACGCGGTCCGCACAACGCTTCGTCGCAGCCTGCACACCTTTCACCGCAAGCCATGACCATCGGACCATAGGGACCGGTTCCGACTCGCGCATCGTGTTCGCGACCCCACGCGGACACACCGATGAAACTCACCGAAGTCTCGCTGCGCAATCCCGCCGCCGTGGCCGCGGCGGTCTGCATGGTCTGCGTGTTCGGCCTGATCAGCCTGTTCGACCTGCCGCTGCAGCTGTTCCCGGACATCGAGCGGCCGCAGATGAACATCCAGACGTCGTGGCGCTCGGCGTCGCCGCAAGAAATCGAGTCGGAGATCATCGAGCCGATCGAAACCGTGATGCGCGGCCTGCCGGGGCTCGAGGAAATCTCCTCGAACATCAGCTCCGGGGGAAGCTGGATCAATATGACCTTCGCCGTTGGCAGCGATATGGACGCCACCCTGGTGGAGGTGCTGTCGCGGATGAACCGGCTCCCGCCCCTGCCCCGCGACGCCGATCCGCCGGTCATCCTCTCCGGCGGCTTCAGCGCCGGCGACACCCTCACCTTCTTGTTCGTGCAGAAATTGCCCGGCACGCCGGGAAGCGTGGACGATCTCCGTCAGCTCATCGAGGACCGCATCGCGCCGCGGCTTGCGGCGATTGACGGCGTCGCCGGCGTCGACGTCAGAGGTGCCGATGCCGATGAGCTGACCATCGCCGTGGACCCACGGCGCGCCGCGGCGCTCGGCATCCAGATACCCGAGATCGCGGCGCTGGCGGCACAGGCCACGGACGTTTCCGGCGGCACGGTCGAGGCCGGCCGCCGCGAGTACGTGCTGCGATTCGCCGGCCGGTATTCCCCCGAGGCGCTGGGAGACCTGATCCTGGCCTGGCGCGACGGCCGCCCGGTGCGCCTGTCCGATGTCGCCGAAATCACGGTCCAGCCGTCCCGGCGCGGCAGCGTGTCATACCAGAACGGCAATCCCGCGATCGGACTGCGAATCCTGCGCGCGAACGGCGCCAACGTACTCGCGACGCTGGACGAAGTGACACGAACCATCGACGAGCTGCGCGAGACCGAGTTGCAACCGCAAGGACTCGACATCCGCCAGAGCTTCGATTCCGGGGTGTTCATCCGGCGTGCGAT from Lysobacter alkalisoli harbors:
- a CDS encoding LytR/AlgR family response regulator transcription factor, producing MRAPIRTLIVDDEPLARRGLELRLAAHDDVEIVGQCGDGATAIAKVHKLQPELIFLDVQMPGTDGFSTLRHIPAAEMPLVIFVTAYDHYAIQAFEASAVDYLLKPVDDERLRQSLERVRQVREQRTASANCSQLLELLGGLSGRAPLELDEALQPDALEQLQRDDRLSVRDGQRTLRVPLHNIRWIDAAGDYMCIHTDDDTLVLRATMRELERQLDPQRFPRIHRSTIVNARRVAETRPHTNGESFLRLDCGQELKLSRSYRDRLSLLQ